The following are encoded in a window of Acinonyx jubatus isolate Ajub_Pintada_27869175 chromosome D4, VMU_Ajub_asm_v1.0, whole genome shotgun sequence genomic DNA:
- the ACTL7A gene encoding actin-like protein 7A, with protein MWAPQAAVIGDGPAKRVGEQVSPQTHILQTASLKDGPAKRAVWVRCNCSEPEEPTNSRTVKDKPKAEVTKAVVVDLGTGYCKCGFAGLPKPTHNISTTVGKPYMETAKTGDYRKETFVGRELINPEVRLKLLNPLRHGIIVDWDSVQDIWEYLFHQEMKIAPEEHAVLVSDPPLSPHTNREKYAEMLFETFNTPAMHIAYQSRLSMYSYGRTSGLVVEVGHGVSYVVPIYEGYPLPSITGRLDYAGSDLTAYLMGLMNNSGKRFTEDQIGIVEDIKKKCCFVALDPIEEKKIPATEHTIQYILPDGKEIQLCQERFLCAEMFFKPSLIKSMQLGLHTQTVSCLNKCDIALKRDLMGNILLCGGSTMLSGFPNRLQKELSSMCPNDSPQVNVLPERDTAVWTGGSILASLQGFQPLWVHRFEYQEHGPFFLYRRCF; from the coding sequence ATGTGGGCTCCACAGGCAGCAGTCATCGGGGACGGGCCTGCCAAGAGAGTAGGTGAACAGGTCTCCCCACAGACACACATCCTCCAGACTGCCTCCTTAAAGGATGGCCCGGCAAAGCGGGCAGTGTGGGTCCGCTGTAACTGTTCAGAGCCAGAAGAACCTACTAACTCAAGAACGGTTAAGGACAAACCCAAGGCAGAGGTGACCAAAGCAGTGGTTGTGGACCTCGGCACTGGCTACTGCAAATGTGGCTTTGCCGGGCTGCCAAAGCCCACCCATAACATCTCCACAACAGTGGGGAAGCCCTACATGGAGACGGCTAAAACTGGGGACTATCGCAAGGAGACATTCGTGGGGCGGGAGCTCATCAATCCAGAGGTTCGTCTCAAGCTACTTAATCCTCTGCGACATGGCATCATCGTGGACTGGGATTCCGTGCAAGATATCTGGGAATATCTCttccatcaagagatgaagatCGCCCCAGAGGAGCATGCGGTCTTGGTTTCAGACCCACCCCTGAGCCCACACACCAACAGGGAGAAGTACGCTGAAATGCTGTTTGAAACCTTCAACACTCCTGCAATGCACATCGCCTATCAATCGCGCCTGTCCATGTACTCCTACGGAAGGACCTCAGGCCTAGTGGTGGAAGTTGGCCACGGCGTGTCCTACGTGGTCCCCATCTATGAGGGTTATCCCTTGCCCAGCATCACTGGACGGCTGGACTATGCGGGCTCTGACCTGACGGCCTACTTGATGGGCCTGATGAATAACTCAGGGAAACGCTTCACCGAGGACCAGATAGGCATTGTGGAGGACATTAAGAAGAAATGCTGCTTTGTGGCCCTGGACCCCATCGAAGAGAAGAAAATCCCTGCCACTGAGCATACAATCCAGTACATACTGCCTGATGGGAAGGAGATACAGCTGTGCCAGGAAAGGTTCCTCTGCGCAGAGATGTTCTTTAAGCCTTCTCTGATCAAGTCCATGCAGCTGGGGCTTCACACCCAGACAGTGTCTTGCCTTAACAAGTGTGACATTGCCCTCAAACGGGATCTCATGGGGAACATCCTGCTCTGCGGGGGGAGCACTATGCTCAGTGGATTCCCTAACCGGCTGCAGAAGGAGCTGAGCAGCATGTGTCCCAATGACAGCCCCCAGGTAAATGTGTTGCCCGAAAGAGACACTGCAGTATGGACGGGCGGCTCCATCCTGGCATCGCTTCAGGGCTTCCAACCACTGTGGGTCCACCGCTTTGAGTACCAGGAACATGGGCCTTTCTTCCTGTACAGAAGGTGCTTCTGA